Proteins from a single region of Campylobacter sp. RM16704:
- the ribD gene encoding bifunctional diaminohydroxyphosphoribosylaminopyrimidine deaminase/5-amino-6-(5-phosphoribosylamino)uracil reductase RibD, with protein MNHEFYMNLAIDEAWKYQLLTYPNPAVGCVILDKNGKILSIEAHKEAGKAHAELEAVSKALKVLNPNLDLPQNANDLHEFICKNHQGLLKGASAYVSLEPCNHQGKTPPCAKLFSALGFSEVFIATKDEHKLASGGAEFLKNQGIKVHMGICEQRAKELLKPFLKWQKSSFKFFKLALSLNGSAYGKIVSSKASRTYAHALRSKLDLLVVGGETIRHDRPILDARLVQAKAPNLCILSHQNLESFDPKIPLFSVPEREIFTNIPSEAKFIMYEGGENFLKAFKDELDMLLIFSSSNLNTFENVKLDLKLKPLYKGFLGNDTYGFYEIVKS; from the coding sequence ATGAATCACGAATTTTATATGAATTTAGCCATAGATGAAGCTTGGAAATATCAGCTTTTAACCTACCCAAATCCAGCCGTAGGCTGTGTGATCTTAGATAAAAATGGTAAAATCTTAAGCATAGAAGCACACAAAGAAGCGGGCAAGGCTCATGCAGAGCTTGAAGCAGTGAGTAAAGCCTTAAAAGTACTTAATCCAAATTTAGATTTACCACAAAATGCAAACGATTTGCATGAGTTTATTTGCAAAAATCATCAAGGGTTATTAAAAGGTGCTAGTGCTTATGTGAGCTTAGAGCCTTGCAATCATCAGGGTAAAACCCCGCCTTGTGCGAAACTTTTTAGCGCACTTGGCTTTAGTGAAGTTTTTATCGCCACTAAAGATGAGCATAAACTCGCAAGCGGTGGAGCAGAGTTTTTAAAAAATCAAGGCATAAAAGTTCACATGGGAATTTGTGAGCAAAGAGCCAAAGAGCTTTTAAAGCCTTTTTTAAAATGGCAAAAATCAAGTTTTAAATTTTTTAAACTAGCCCTTTCTTTAAATGGCTCTGCTTATGGTAAAATAGTAAGTTCTAAAGCAAGTAGAACCTATGCTCACGCATTACGCTCAAAGCTTGATTTGCTCGTAGTAGGTGGAGAAACTATAAGACATGATAGGCCTATTTTAGATGCAAGGTTAGTTCAGGCTAAAGCACCAAATTTATGCATACTAAGCCATCAAAATTTAGAAAGTTTTGATCCAAAAATTCCTTTATTTAGTGTGCCTGAAAGAGAAATTTTTACAAACATTCCTAGTGAAGCCAAGTTTATTATGTATGAGGGCGGGGAGAATTTTTTAAAAGCCTTTAAAGATGAGTTAGATATGCTTTTGATTTTTTCAAGTTCAAATTTAAATACCTTTGAAAATGTTAAGTTAGATTTAAAGCTAAAGCCTTTATACAAAGGCTTTTTAGGAAATGATACTTATGGATTTTATGAGATTGTTAAATCTTAG